A genomic window from Deltaproteobacteria bacterium RIFCSPHIGHO2_02_FULL_44_16 includes:
- a CDS encoding squalene--hopene cyclase yields MTSSDTLQSDITLPQPLLRGQRQHSPDLFHALSQATNVLLKLQRTDGYWWFALEANESIGAEFIFLMHFLEKIDADILHGIAHRLRDVQRDDGTWSLYYQGPADLSVTIECYFALKLAGDDPVAPPMLKARDFILRHGGIEKARIFTRIHLALFGIVPWSACPKMPVEVMLLPEWFPLNIYEFSSWARASIVPLLIVLSKRPVQKISIDLEELFCHPPKKRRYGFKSLNGLISWDAIFIHLDRSMKAASKIPFKPMRQLAFEKAKKWIQDHLEQVEDIYPALAYAAIGLKSLEPSHDSPEMKKALEALKMFQQRYATLDLPRLPAEIKDDGVTPPSLLRVRGIDPKHDASEERGSKIHQQCCISPVWDTPWACVALAEAGLPKDHPALLHASRWLLKKQITYMHGDWSIKCPHVEPGGWSFEFENTYFPDVDDTIQVVHVLKKVKLPEKEVKPAIDRALTWMLAMQNDDGGWGAFDKNNNQELVNKIPFSDHGACLDPSSPDITGRMIELLATEGMSVSDDPVHRAIQYLVRTQEDFGGWFGRWGINYIYGTWAVLTGISALRKRSLSPLLRRGADWLKSIQHADGGFSESPESYVQKTYVPLTKSVPSQTSWAVMGLISAGEEASPEVERGVEYLLKNRNAEGMWDEKEYTGTGFPGHFYIRYHGYRHYFPLLALARYHEARFGIPSFS; encoded by the coding sequence ATGACTTCCTCTGATACCCTCCAATCTGACATTACTCTTCCTCAGCCTCTTTTGAGAGGACAGCGACAACATTCTCCTGATCTCTTCCATGCTCTTTCTCAAGCCACGAATGTTCTCTTAAAGCTGCAACGTACTGATGGATATTGGTGGTTTGCGCTTGAAGCCAATGAAAGCATTGGCGCTGAATTTATTTTTCTCATGCACTTTTTGGAAAAGATCGATGCTGATATTCTTCACGGCATTGCCCATCGTCTTCGTGACGTTCAGCGCGATGATGGAACCTGGTCGCTCTATTATCAAGGTCCCGCAGATCTCTCCGTCACTATCGAATGTTATTTTGCATTGAAACTTGCGGGCGATGATCCTGTGGCTCCTCCTATGCTTAAGGCGCGCGATTTTATTCTGCGGCACGGAGGAATTGAAAAAGCTCGCATTTTTACGCGTATTCATCTCGCTCTTTTTGGTATCGTCCCTTGGAGCGCATGTCCAAAAATGCCTGTAGAAGTAATGTTATTGCCAGAATGGTTTCCGCTGAATATTTACGAATTTTCGAGTTGGGCGCGAGCTTCGATTGTTCCTCTCTTGATTGTGCTTTCAAAAAGGCCTGTTCAAAAAATATCGATCGATCTCGAAGAACTCTTTTGTCATCCACCAAAAAAACGTCGTTACGGTTTTAAATCTTTAAATGGTTTGATCTCATGGGATGCAATTTTTATTCATCTTGATCGTTCGATGAAGGCTGCTTCCAAAATTCCTTTTAAGCCGATGCGTCAACTTGCTTTCGAAAAAGCAAAAAAGTGGATTCAAGATCATCTCGAGCAAGTTGAAGATATCTATCCAGCGCTTGCGTATGCGGCCATTGGACTGAAATCACTTGAGCCTTCTCACGACAGTCCTGAAATGAAAAAAGCTTTAGAAGCGTTGAAGATGTTCCAACAACGTTATGCGACATTAGATCTTCCTCGTCTTCCGGCTGAAATTAAGGATGATGGTGTGACTCCTCCTTCACTTCTTCGTGTGCGAGGAATTGATCCGAAACACGATGCATCTGAAGAGCGCGGTTCAAAAATTCATCAGCAATGTTGTATCTCTCCTGTTTGGGACACGCCTTGGGCGTGTGTTGCGCTTGCGGAAGCAGGTCTTCCTAAAGATCACCCTGCTCTTCTTCACGCCAGTCGGTGGCTTTTGAAAAAACAGATCACATATATGCATGGAGATTGGTCGATAAAATGTCCACATGTTGAACCGGGTGGTTGGTCGTTTGAATTTGAAAATACTTATTTTCCTGACGTGGATGATACAATTCAAGTGGTCCATGTTTTAAAAAAAGTAAAACTTCCTGAGAAAGAAGTGAAACCGGCAATCGATCGTGCTTTAACCTGGATGCTTGCGATGCAAAATGATGATGGTGGCTGGGGTGCGTTTGATAAAAATAATAACCAAGAGCTGGTGAATAAAATTCCTTTCTCTGATCATGGGGCGTGTCTCGACCCTTCAAGTCCTGACATTACGGGGAGAATGATTGAGCTCCTTGCTACAGAAGGGATGTCGGTTTCAGATGATCCAGTTCATCGCGCCATTCAATACCTGGTGCGAACGCAAGAAGATTTTGGAGGTTGGTTTGGTCGTTGGGGGATCAATTATATTTATGGAACTTGGGCTGTGCTTACGGGCATTTCTGCGCTTCGAAAAAGGAGTCTCTCTCCCCTGCTTCGACGCGGAGCGGATTGGCTGAAATCCATTCAACATGCTGATGGTGGTTTTAGCGAATCCCCCGAAAGTTATGTTCAGAAAACGTATGTTCCTCTTACAAAGAGTGTCCCTTCTCAAACATCTTGGGCCGTGATGGGGCTCATTTCCGCTGGAGAAGAAGCATCTCCAGAAGTGGAACGGGGGGTTGAATATTTGCTGAAAAATCGCAATGCAGAGGGGATGTGGGATGAAAAAGAGTATACCGGCACTGGGTTCCCGGGACATTTTTATATTCGATATCATGGATATCGCCATTATTTCC